Proteins co-encoded in one Flavivirga eckloniae genomic window:
- a CDS encoding outer membrane beta-barrel protein, whose translation MKKLFLLSVAILGFAFTSNAQSISENAIGLRLGDSDGFGAEVSYQRAIGDINRLEFDLGWRDGSNFSGFKLAGLYQWVFPLDGSFHWYVGAGGGIGSFKNDLPNGRTATDTFFFAAGDIGIEYNFEIPLLISLDFRPEIGFGDDVYDNDDLDFDIALSVRYQF comes from the coding sequence ATGAAGAAATTATTTTTATTATCAGTCGCCATTTTAGGGTTCGCTTTTACATCAAACGCTCAAAGTATTTCAGAAAACGCAATTGGACTGCGATTGGGCGATAGCGATGGTTTTGGTGCTGAAGTATCTTATCAACGAGCTATAGGTGACATCAATAGATTGGAATTCGATTTGGGCTGGAGAGATGGATCTAATTTTAGCGGTTTTAAATTAGCTGGATTGTATCAATGGGTCTTTCCTTTAGATGGTTCTTTTCATTGGTATGTTGGTGCCGGTGGTGGTATAGGATCTTTTAAGAATGATCTTCCTAACGGTAGAACAGCAACAGATACCTTCTTTTTTGCCGCTGGAGATATAGGTATTGAATATAATTTTGAAATCCCATTATTAATATCTTTAGATTTTAGACCAGAAATTGGTTTTGGAGATGATGTTTACGACAACGATGATCTGGATTTTGATATAGCTCTTAGTGTTCGTTACCAGTTCTAA
- a CDS encoding FAD-binding and (Fe-S)-binding domain-containing protein encodes MGLTPHLHVLKDKLSGELYYDDLIKSVYATDASVYRILPLAVAYPKNKEDIKQLIAFAKTHKTSLIPRTAGTSLAGQCVGKGIVVDVSKYFTKILELNEKEQTVTVQPGVVRDALNNYLKPYGLFFGPNTSTSNRCMIGGMVGNNSSGTTSIQYGVTRDKVMELHTVLSDGSDAIFGEITSNEFINKTKENTLEGHIYQIIHKELASEAVQKRIEQTFPKPEIHRRNTGYAIDELIKSDVFTDSSEQFNMCKLLAGSEGTLAFTTQITLKLDKLPPPVGAMVAVHFETIEHCLKAVEPVMKHNLYTCEMMDKTILDCTKHNKTQQENRRFIEGDPKAILMCEVRADNKNDVDLLVKALLEEIKATGLSYAFPVLEGEDIQKANNLRSAGLGLLGNIIGDKKGVACIEDTAVALPDLSNFITDFAKLMAGYNQDAIYYAHAGAGEIHLRPILDLKTQTDVALFRKITTDVAFLVKQYNGSMSGEHGDGIVRSEFITMMIGEENYKILTQIKQTFDPDVIFNPGKIVNAFPMDESLRYVANREEPEIETLMDFSKSLGILREAEKCNGSGDCRKLPEFGGTMCPSYRATRNEKDTTRARANALREFLTNSDKANRFDHEELKTVFDLCLSCKACASECPSSVNVAALKAEFQYQYQKANGVSLRTKLFAYNNKLNSLGSKLPGLTNFMFSNNITASILKRSFGIAKERTLPLLSKRSVNAYYNMFQIKRRSGNYIKKVYLFNDEFTNHLDAQIGIDALELLNKLNYSVEVIDNVESGRAFISKGLLKQAKDLANKNIQVFKDKVTEDKPLLGIEPSAILTFKDEYLKLADDKVAAESIAKSTFLIEEFIQQEIALGHITPEQFTLEEKTIKFHGHCHQKAMANQLSSFAVLNLPKNYKVTIIPSGCCGMAGSFGYEKEHYEVSMQVGEQTLFPAVRKASHDVIVSANGTSCRHQIKDGTQRDAKHPITILREALIDRD; translated from the coding sequence ATGGGGTTAACTCCACATCTACACGTTTTAAAAGATAAACTCTCTGGAGAGCTATACTACGACGATTTAATAAAATCGGTGTATGCAACAGATGCTTCTGTGTATAGAATATTGCCATTAGCAGTGGCATACCCTAAAAATAAAGAAGACATAAAACAATTAATAGCTTTTGCTAAAACGCACAAAACCTCCTTAATTCCTAGAACGGCCGGAACGTCGCTAGCAGGACAATGTGTCGGAAAAGGTATTGTGGTAGATGTGTCTAAATATTTTACAAAGATTTTAGAATTAAACGAAAAAGAACAAACCGTTACCGTACAGCCAGGTGTTGTAAGAGATGCATTAAATAACTATTTAAAACCTTACGGTTTGTTTTTTGGTCCCAATACATCTACATCGAATAGATGCATGATAGGGGGCATGGTTGGAAATAACTCATCTGGAACCACCTCGATACAATATGGTGTAACTAGGGATAAAGTAATGGAATTGCATACCGTTTTAAGCGATGGGAGCGATGCTATTTTTGGTGAAATAACTTCGAATGAGTTTATTAATAAAACAAAAGAAAATACATTAGAAGGACACATTTACCAAATAATACATAAGGAGCTTGCTTCAGAAGCTGTTCAAAAAAGAATTGAGCAGACCTTTCCAAAACCAGAGATTCACCGTAGAAATACGGGGTATGCTATAGATGAATTGATAAAATCTGATGTATTTACAGATTCCTCAGAACAATTTAATATGTGTAAGCTTCTAGCTGGAAGCGAAGGAACACTGGCTTTTACTACGCAAATTACTTTAAAATTAGACAAGTTACCACCACCAGTAGGAGCTATGGTAGCGGTACACTTTGAAACGATAGAACATTGCTTAAAAGCTGTAGAGCCAGTTATGAAGCATAATCTGTACACCTGTGAGATGATGGATAAAACCATTTTAGATTGTACAAAGCATAACAAAACGCAACAAGAAAATAGGCGTTTTATTGAAGGCGACCCTAAGGCTATTTTAATGTGTGAGGTTAGAGCAGACAATAAAAACGATGTCGATCTTTTAGTTAAAGCGTTACTGGAAGAAATAAAAGCAACAGGTTTAAGCTATGCGTTTCCGGTGCTAGAGGGTGAGGACATTCAAAAAGCAAATAATTTACGAAGTGCTGGCTTGGGGCTTTTGGGAAATATCATCGGAGATAAAAAAGGAGTTGCCTGTATTGAAGATACCGCAGTAGCCTTACCAGATTTATCCAATTTTATCACAGATTTTGCAAAACTCATGGCAGGTTACAATCAAGATGCCATATACTATGCGCATGCTGGAGCAGGTGAAATTCATTTACGACCTATTTTAGATTTGAAAACGCAAACAGATGTCGCGTTGTTTAGAAAAATAACAACAGATGTTGCTTTTTTAGTGAAGCAGTACAACGGTTCTATGAGTGGTGAACATGGTGATGGTATTGTGCGTTCTGAGTTCATTACCATGATGATTGGAGAAGAGAATTACAAGATACTAACCCAAATCAAACAGACGTTCGATCCTGATGTTATTTTTAATCCGGGCAAGATTGTTAATGCGTTTCCTATGGACGAATCGCTGCGCTATGTTGCTAATAGAGAAGAACCAGAAATAGAAACACTAATGGATTTTTCAAAATCCTTAGGTATACTGCGCGAAGCAGAAAAGTGTAATGGTTCTGGAGATTGCAGAAAACTTCCCGAATTTGGAGGGACTATGTGTCCAAGTTATCGAGCTACCAGAAATGAAAAAGATACTACCCGAGCTAGAGCTAACGCATTACGCGAGTTTTTAACGAATTCGGATAAAGCAAATCGATTTGATCATGAGGAGTTAAAAACAGTTTTCGATCTATGCTTAAGCTGTAAAGCCTGTGCTAGTGAATGTCCCAGTAGTGTAAATGTGGCAGCTTTAAAGGCAGAGTTTCAATACCAATACCAAAAAGCAAATGGAGTATCTTTGCGCACAAAACTATTTGCTTATAATAATAAGTTGAATAGCTTAGGAAGTAAGCTGCCAGGTCTTACTAATTTTATGTTTTCTAATAATATAACAGCCTCTATTTTGAAACGGTCTTTTGGTATTGCTAAAGAAAGAACGTTACCGTTACTATCTAAACGTAGTGTAAATGCCTATTATAACATGTTCCAAATAAAAAGGCGTAGCGGTAATTACATTAAGAAAGTGTATTTGTTTAATGACGAATTTACCAATCATTTGGATGCTCAAATAGGTATAGATGCCTTAGAACTTTTAAATAAGTTAAATTACTCTGTAGAGGTGATTGATAATGTAGAATCTGGCCGCGCCTTTATATCGAAAGGTTTGTTAAAACAAGCTAAGGATTTAGCCAATAAAAACATTCAGGTTTTTAAAGACAAGGTTACAGAAGATAAGCCTTTACTGGGTATTGAACCTTCTGCTATTTTAACTTTTAAGGATGAATATTTAAAATTAGCCGATGATAAAGTTGCTGCAGAAAGCATTGCTAAATCCACGTTTTTAATTGAAGAATTTATTCAGCAAGAAATAGCATTAGGACATATAACGCCTGAGCAATTTACACTTGAAGAAAAGACTATTAAGTTTCACGGACACTGCCATCAAAAAGCAATGGCCAATCAATTATCGAGTTTTGCCGTTTTAAACCTACCAAAGAATTATAAGGTAACTATTATACCGAGTGGTTGTTGTGGTATGGCAGGAAGCTTTGGTTACGAAAAAGAACATTACGAGGTTAGTATGCAAGTAGGTGAGCAAACTTTATTTCCTGCCGTTAGAAAAGCATCACATGATGTGATTGTTTCTGCAAATGGTACCAGTTGCCGCCATCAAATAAAAGATGGCACACAACGAGACGCAAAGCACCCTATTACGATTTTAAGGGAGGCGTTGATTGATAGGGACTAG
- a CDS encoding DNA alkylation repair protein, whose translation MPELLKNLYNTEFFNRLTTSVQEIVPDFNKTSFLKNIYDSEWENRELKQRMRHITLVFKDHLSDDFSLNVEIILKLIPALEKNGFKAESHLGFIFFPDFIEIYGLEHYQTSIKAFEIITQFVSCEFAVRPFIIKYPDDMLKQMVLWSNHKKRSVRRLATEGCRPRLPWAMGIPSLKQNPAPIIPILETLKNDPSEYVRRSVANNLNDISKDHPNTVISLVKKWQGKSKETDWVIKHASRTLLKQGNPEIMPLFGFGSIDKIKVTDFKILTPKVKIGTFLEFSLNLVNTSSKPSKIRLEYGLYYKKANGTLSRKVFSIGEKNYPKNSTTNIVRKQPFKIITTRKFYLGEHKLSIIVNGIELEDVLDFELVK comes from the coding sequence ATGCCAGAATTATTAAAAAACTTATATAATACTGAATTCTTTAATCGCTTAACAACCTCGGTTCAAGAGATTGTTCCAGATTTCAACAAGACATCTTTTTTAAAGAATATATACGATTCCGAATGGGAAAACAGGGAATTAAAACAGCGTATGAGGCACATAACTCTTGTATTTAAAGATCATTTATCGGATGATTTTAGCTTGAATGTCGAAATTATTCTAAAACTTATTCCTGCATTAGAAAAAAATGGTTTTAAAGCAGAAAGCCATTTGGGATTCATATTTTTTCCAGATTTTATCGAAATCTATGGTTTAGAGCATTACCAAACATCTATAAAAGCATTCGAAATTATTACACAATTTGTAAGCTGCGAGTTTGCCGTTAGACCTTTTATTATTAAGTATCCGGATGACATGTTAAAGCAAATGGTACTTTGGTCCAACCACAAGAAAAGGTCTGTTAGACGGCTAGCAACGGAAGGCTGTAGACCAAGACTCCCATGGGCTATGGGGATTCCTTCTTTAAAGCAAAACCCTGCTCCTATTATTCCTATTCTTGAAACATTGAAAAACGATCCGTCGGAGTATGTAAGAAGAAGTGTGGCTAATAATTTAAACGACATTTCTAAAGACCATCCTAACACAGTTATTAGCCTTGTTAAAAAATGGCAAGGAAAAAGTAAAGAAACCGATTGGGTCATTAAACATGCCAGTAGAACCCTTTTAAAACAAGGTAACCCAGAAATTATGCCTTTATTTGGTTTTGGGTCGATTGATAAAATAAAGGTGACCGATTTTAAAATACTCACCCCAAAAGTTAAAATTGGAACATTTTTAGAGTTCTCGTTAAACCTTGTAAATACAAGCAGTAAACCTTCTAAAATTCGATTAGAATATGGGCTATACTATAAAAAAGCAAATGGCACGCTATCTAGAAAAGTGTTTTCAATAGGTGAAAAAAATTATCCCAAAAATTCCACCACAAATATTGTTAGAAAACAACCTTTTAAGATAATTACAACCCGTAAATTCTATTTAGGTGAGCATAAACTTTCCATTATTGTAAACGGAATAGAGCTAGAAGATGTATTGGACTTTGAACTGGTTAAATGA
- a CDS encoding antibiotic biosynthesis monooxygenase family protein, with protein sequence MAKYFVNLSYATSQNNLKKHIKNMRQLLILTCLIVFNCNNQKKETMQKDIKKKEATTEQSSKEKIGTIVLVTAKNKPEYTREKVLELSRAIDPIVDEFDGYLGRKMAYSYDEPDFLTELVYYTDVNSFEEAADIEMKSETCLTFFNTMIPDPKTNIILVTTPLIITDSKPGNVETVELVLFKTKPEFDKETVVNAAKSMNAILENYEGYISRKLSRTDDGQWMDVVYWTDLESAKKASKHIMENNLGQIYFGMIDESTMKFYHLDVVIDTER encoded by the coding sequence ATGGCAAAGTATTTTGTAAACCTTTCATACGCTACGAGCCAAAACAATCTTAAAAAGCATATTAAAAACATGAGGCAATTATTAATCCTTACATGCTTAATCGTATTTAACTGTAACAATCAGAAAAAAGAAACCATGCAAAAGGATATAAAGAAAAAAGAAGCAACGACAGAACAATCATCTAAAGAAAAAATCGGGACTATAGTACTTGTAACTGCAAAAAACAAGCCCGAATACACCAGAGAAAAAGTTCTGGAACTTTCTAGAGCTATCGATCCCATAGTTGATGAATTTGATGGGTATTTAGGGCGCAAAATGGCTTATTCTTATGATGAGCCCGATTTTTTAACAGAACTGGTTTATTATACCGATGTTAATTCTTTTGAAGAAGCGGCAGATATAGAAATGAAAAGCGAAACCTGCCTTACGTTTTTTAATACGATGATACCAGACCCAAAAACCAATATAATACTCGTTACAACCCCTTTAATAATAACAGATTCCAAACCAGGTAACGTGGAAACCGTTGAACTGGTTCTATTTAAAACGAAACCAGAATTCGATAAAGAAACCGTTGTTAACGCTGCAAAAAGCATGAATGCCATATTGGAAAATTACGAAGGATATATTTCCAGAAAACTTTCGAGAACCGATGACGGTCAGTGGATGGATGTTGTTTACTGGACAGATCTGGAAAGCGCCAAAAAAGCATCTAAACATATTATGGAAAACAACTTAGGACAAATATACTTTGGTATGATAGACGAAAGCACAATGAAATTCTATCATTTAGACGTAGTTATAGATACCGAACGATAA
- a CDS encoding nuclear transport factor 2 family protein — protein MEQNEIIETSKNYPLAFKSMDVSLIDVFFAKNATKTGFMYNYESGSWMDISTVEITEIKNWVTDYNKSDIMPDSEAKVEILDQQDRIAVVKVEMDWAPNRKGCDYLFLVKEDTWLIDKILWQSIL, from the coding sequence ATGGAACAAAATGAAATAATTGAAACTTCAAAAAACTATCCTCTGGCTTTTAAAAGCATGGATGTTAGTCTAATTGATGTTTTTTTTGCTAAAAACGCAACAAAAACTGGATTTATGTATAATTACGAATCCGGTAGTTGGATGGATATTTCTACCGTAGAAATTACAGAAATTAAAAATTGGGTTACAGATTACAATAAATCTGATATCATGCCCGACTCTGAAGCAAAAGTTGAAATTCTTGATCAACAAGATAGAATAGCCGTTGTAAAAGTTGAAATGGACTGGGCTCCAAATAGAAAAGGGTGCGACTACCTATTTCTTGTTAAGGAAGATACCTGGCTTATCGATAAAATTTTATGGCAAAGTATTTTGTAA
- a CDS encoding helix-turn-helix transcriptional regulator, translated as MNRLTRISSILIQLQSKKVVTAKEIANRFEISLRTVYRDIKTLQEAGVPIGSENGTGYFIVDGYSLPPIMITEEEANALIVSEKLISNQGDTSLIKDFNSVLIKIKSVLRSFEKENIAKLENRIVPPYKEETFESNWLSTIQKAITNTNVLEIAYHSIYKNEQTLREVEPLGVYYTDKAWVMIAFCRLRKEIREFRLDRILKIKLTLQSFDYQEDFTLSKYFSQLTEPC; from the coding sequence ATGAACAGACTTACTAGAATATCATCCATTCTAATTCAACTGCAATCTAAAAAAGTAGTAACAGCCAAAGAGATAGCCAATAGATTTGAAATTAGTCTAAGAACCGTATATAGAGACATTAAAACGCTTCAAGAAGCAGGTGTTCCCATTGGTTCGGAAAATGGTACTGGATATTTTATTGTTGATGGCTATTCATTACCTCCTATAATGATTACCGAAGAAGAAGCTAACGCTTTAATTGTATCGGAAAAACTAATCTCCAATCAGGGAGACACTTCGCTTATAAAAGACTTTAATTCGGTTCTCATAAAAATCAAGTCGGTTTTAAGGAGTTTTGAAAAAGAAAATATAGCCAAACTAGAAAATCGAATCGTACCTCCATATAAAGAAGAAACATTTGAAAGTAATTGGTTATCGACCATTCAAAAAGCCATTACCAACACTAATGTTCTGGAAATCGCCTATCATTCAATCTATAAAAATGAACAAACACTAAGAGAAGTTGAGCCTTTAGGTGTTTATTATACCGATAAAGCTTGGGTAATGATAGCTTTTTGTAGATTAAGAAAGGAAATAAGAGAATTTAGATTAGATAGGATTTTAAAAATAAAACTCACTCTACAAAGCTTTGATTATCAAGAAGATTTTACACTTTCAAAATATTTTAGCCAATTAACAGAACCTTGTTGA
- a CDS encoding porin family protein produces MKKQQLLILFITFLSFNIYSQITFEKGYFVNNDGQKTECLIKNIGARTNPTSLDYKLTNEGEEKMLTIKSVKEFGIYDEVKYIRFEGEIDRSSNIINSLTPTKEPKFKKEILFLKVLIESKASLYSYEEPNLLRFFYKNENSKIGQLVFKRYTPENDVIQKNERYKQQLLNDLKCENITMNQIKNLEYKKNSLTSLFRKYNDCNNSENITFKKKQKRDIFNLTLRPGLKSSSLKIENSNYSARSSRNADFDNKLGFRFGMEAELIMPYHRNKWSFIIEPTYQYYKSEKEFSDRSVTKIAVDYKSIELPIGIRHYLFLNNNSKLFVNGLVVFDFSSSSNIVFDLDGAVTSEGLELKSSPNVAFGVGYKHNDKYGLELRYNIKRNVLNEYAAWISNYSALSLIFGYTLF; encoded by the coding sequence ATGAAAAAACAACAACTACTTATCCTGTTTATTACATTTCTTAGCTTTAATATCTACTCACAAATCACCTTCGAGAAAGGCTATTTTGTTAATAATGATGGTCAAAAAACAGAATGCTTAATTAAAAACATCGGGGCAAGAACCAATCCAACATCATTAGATTATAAATTAACCAATGAAGGAGAGGAAAAAATGCTGACCATAAAATCTGTTAAAGAATTTGGTATTTATGATGAAGTAAAATACATTAGGTTTGAAGGTGAAATAGACCGATCAAGCAATATTATTAATAGCCTAACCCCTACTAAAGAACCCAAGTTTAAAAAAGAAATCCTTTTTTTAAAAGTTTTAATTGAAAGTAAAGCTAGTCTATACTCCTACGAAGAGCCAAATTTGTTAAGGTTTTTTTATAAAAATGAAAATTCAAAAATTGGTCAGTTAGTTTTTAAAAGGTATACACCAGAAAACGATGTCATTCAAAAGAATGAAAGGTACAAGCAACAACTGCTAAACGATTTGAAATGTGAAAACATTACAATGAATCAAATTAAAAATTTAGAGTACAAAAAAAATAGCCTGACCTCTTTATTTAGAAAGTATAATGACTGTAATAATTCGGAAAACATAACCTTTAAGAAAAAACAAAAAAGGGATATATTTAATTTAACTCTAAGACCAGGCTTAAAAAGTTCTTCTTTAAAAATAGAGAATAGTAATTATTCTGCAAGAAGTTCAAGAAATGCTGACTTTGATAACAAATTAGGTTTTAGATTTGGGATGGAAGCCGAACTTATAATGCCTTATCATAGAAACAAATGGTCATTCATTATAGAACCAACGTATCAATATTACAAATCTGAAAAAGAATTCTCTGATAGAAGTGTTACTAAGATAGCTGTTGACTATAAATCAATTGAACTTCCTATTGGGATTAGACATTATTTGTTTTTAAACAACAACTCTAAACTATTTGTTAATGGCTTGGTCGTTTTTGATTTTAGTAGTAGTTCCAACATCGTTTTTGATTTAGATGGTGCAGTAACTTCCGAAGGCTTAGAATTAAAATCAAGTCCCAACGTGGCTTTTGGTGTAGGTTACAAACACAATGATAAATACGGCTTAGAATTAAGATATAATATAAAAAGAAATGTTTTAAATGAATATGCAGCTTGGATTTCTAATTATAGCGCATTGTCCTTAATATTTGGATACACATTATTTTAA
- a CDS encoding UDP-2,3-diacylglucosamine diphosphatase codes for MKIKRKIEIAVISDVHLGTYGCHAKHLLTYLNSIEPKKLILNGDIIDIWQFSKRYFPKSHLKVIKKIMDMASEGVEVYYITGNHDEMLRKFSNTTIGNISIVDKLVLELNGKRAWFFHGDVFDVSIQNAKWLAKLGGYGYNLLTLLNRLVNWYLEKRGKERYSLSKKVKNGVKGAIKYVNDYEKVISDLAIENGYDYVICGHIHQPKMEYRENKYGKTMYLNSGDWVENFTALEHQFNRWKIYNYNKDKFAPFYIDEDIENMEIKDLIAAITIVEQRGKKT; via the coding sequence TTGAAAATTAAACGTAAAATAGAAATTGCTGTCATCTCCGATGTTCATTTAGGCACCTACGGTTGTCATGCGAAACATCTACTTACCTATTTAAATAGTATAGAGCCCAAAAAACTAATCTTAAATGGCGATATTATTGATATATGGCAATTTAGCAAACGTTACTTTCCTAAATCACATTTAAAAGTTATTAAGAAGATCATGGATATGGCTTCAGAAGGCGTTGAGGTGTATTACATTACTGGAAACCATGACGAAATGTTACGCAAATTTAGCAATACTACTATTGGTAACATTTCTATCGTTGATAAACTTGTTCTGGAATTAAACGGAAAAAGAGCCTGGTTCTTTCATGGGGATGTATTTGACGTTTCTATACAAAATGCAAAATGGTTGGCTAAACTAGGGGGTTATGGTTACAATCTACTTACTCTTCTTAACCGTTTGGTTAATTGGTATTTGGAAAAACGCGGGAAGGAACGTTACTCCTTATCTAAAAAAGTAAAAAATGGTGTTAAAGGCGCCATTAAGTATGTTAATGATTATGAAAAAGTTATTTCCGACCTAGCCATCGAAAATGGTTATGACTACGTAATCTGCGGACATATTCACCAACCAAAAATGGAGTATAGAGAAAATAAATACGGTAAGACCATGTATTTAAACTCTGGTGACTGGGTAGAAAATTTCACAGCACTTGAGCATCAATTTAACCGTTGGAAAATATACAATTACAACAAAGATAAATTTGCTCCTTTTTATATCGATGAAGACATAGAAAACATGGAAATAAAAGACCTAATAGCAGCCATTACCATTGTTGAGCAGCGTGGCAAAAAAACCTAA
- the aroC gene encoding chorismate synthase, which yields MAGNSFGKLFNLTTYGESHGPALGGVIDGCPPGIELDLEAIQNELDRRKPGQSAIVTQRKEPDTVKFHSGIFEGKTTGTPIGFVIENTNQKSHDYTHIKDSYRPSHADYVYDKKYGIRDYRGGGRSSARETSCRVVAGAIAKQILKDIEITAYVSGVGTMTLDKPYTELDLTKIESNIVRCPDQAMADDMEAYIKGVRSKGDTVGGIVSCVIKNVPVGLGEPVFDKLHAELGKAMLSINAVKGFEYGSGFEGSTMYGSDHNDSFNNDGSTKTNFSGGIQGGISNGMDIYFNVAFKPVATLIQKYETIDKEGNTVEMQGKGRHDPCVVPRAVPIVEAMAALVLADFYLINKMYR from the coding sequence ATGGCGGGTAATTCCTTTGGAAAACTATTTAATTTAACAACTTATGGAGAATCTCACGGCCCTGCTTTAGGAGGCGTAATTGACGGTTGTCCACCAGGAATAGAGTTAGATCTCGAGGCAATTCAAAATGAGTTAGATAGAAGAAAACCCGGTCAATCGGCCATAGTAACACAACGAAAGGAACCAGATACCGTTAAATTTCATTCTGGTATTTTTGAAGGTAAAACAACAGGAACACCGATTGGTTTTGTTATAGAGAATACCAATCAAAAATCTCACGATTACACACACATAAAAGATAGTTACAGACCAAGTCATGCCGATTATGTGTACGATAAAAAATATGGTATTAGAGACTACCGTGGTGGTGGACGAAGTTCTGCAAGAGAAACATCATGCCGAGTAGTTGCAGGAGCTATAGCCAAACAAATACTAAAGGATATTGAAATTACAGCTTATGTTTCTGGTGTTGGTACCATGACGCTTGATAAGCCTTATACCGAATTAGATTTAACAAAAATTGAGTCGAATATTGTAAGATGCCCAGATCAAGCTATGGCAGATGATATGGAGGCTTACATAAAAGGAGTTCGTAGTAAAGGAGATACCGTTGGAGGTATTGTAAGTTGCGTTATTAAAAATGTTCCGGTAGGTTTAGGAGAACCAGTATTCGATAAATTACATGCCGAATTAGGAAAAGCCATGCTTTCTATTAATGCTGTAAAAGGATTTGAATACGGTAGCGGTTTTGAAGGTAGTACTATGTATGGAAGCGACCATAATGATTCGTTTAATAACGATGGTAGTACAAAAACTAACTTTTCCGGAGGTATTCAAGGTGGTATTAGTAACGGTATGGATATCTATTTTAATGTGGCTTTTAAACCTGTAGCAACTCTTATTCAGAAATACGAAACGATAGATAAAGAAGGTAATACCGTAGAAATGCAAGGTAAGGGAAGACACGATCCTTGTGTTGTTCCAAGAGCAGTACCTATTGTAGAAGCTATGGCAGCATTGGTTTTAGCAGATTTTTACTTGATTAATAAAATGTATCGTTAG
- a CDS encoding family 43 glycosylhydrolase, whose product MNRYLLITTFLLSQILCSAQNPFITHMYTADPSARVFNDTLYVYPSHDEDDATNFSMKDWHVFSTTDMQNWTDHGVAFSLNDITWASSKAWAPDCIKSNDKYYFYYPVEQSKIGVAVSDTPYGQFKDPLNKPLIDINTEGVVCNRDFIDPAVFIDDDGQAYLYMGQLVVNAIKLNKDMTSYDGKVHLLEGTDNFFEAIWMHKHKGVYYLSYVGTSGEIKYCTSDNPLGPFEYKGVILEKMNSGTNHHSIVEYKGEWYMFYHNSDLYFNNHPEVEPKFGWGHKGSPHPFRRSICFDKLYYNEDGTIQKVVTTK is encoded by the coding sequence ATGAATAGGTACCTACTAATTACTACCTTTTTGTTGAGCCAAATCCTATGTTCAGCCCAAAATCCTTTCATTACACATATGTACACAGCAGATCCATCTGCCAGAGTTTTTAACGACACATTGTATGTATATCCATCTCACGACGAAGACGATGCTACCAATTTTAGTATGAAGGATTGGCACGTATTTTCTACTACAGATATGCAAAACTGGACAGATCATGGCGTTGCATTTTCTTTAAACGATATTACTTGGGCATCATCAAAAGCCTGGGCACCAGATTGTATTAAAAGTAATGACAAATATTATTTCTACTATCCCGTAGAACAAAGCAAAATAGGCGTAGCAGTGAGCGATACACCTTATGGACAGTTTAAAGACCCATTAAACAAACCTTTAATAGACATTAATACGGAAGGTGTGGTTTGTAACCGCGACTTTATCGACCCGGCTGTATTTATCGACGACGACGGGCAGGCATATCTTTATATGGGACAATTAGTGGTTAATGCCATAAAGCTTAATAAAGATATGACATCTTACGATGGCAAAGTACACCTGTTGGAAGGTACAGATAACTTTTTTGAAGCCATTTGGATGCATAAGCATAAAGGCGTTTATTATCTGTCGTATGTTGGAACTAGTGGAGAAATTAAGTATTGTACCAGCGATAATCCGCTAGGTCCCTTTGAATATAAAGGCGTTATTTTGGAGAAAATGAATAGCGGAACTAATCACCATTCTATTGTAGAATACAAAGGGGAGTGGTATATGTTTTACCATAATTCCGATTTGTATTTTAATAACCATCCTGAGGTAGAACCAAAGTTTGGTTGGGGGCATAAAGGTAGCCCACATCCGTTTCGCAGATCTATTTGTTTTGATAAGTTGTATTATAATGAAGATGGCACTATACAAAAAGTAGTAACTACAAAATAA